A DNA window from Daucus carota subsp. sativus chromosome 3, DH1 v3.0, whole genome shotgun sequence contains the following coding sequences:
- the LOC108211473 gene encoding RNA-binding protein 2, with product MADGYWNTPHDLGGSVKRPRPLPHSDLSPAVLPLAHEMRNYLTRDNDRIGPYAVNDTESIGSAYDHYLRNGQYSPLTSADGNIYSKVGLDSTHGSGRPAHMLDGPVSVSQPRDVLRDLPSFKHPVDTTPRPGHEILPLPRDASNTLYIEGLPANSTRREVAHIFRPFVGYKEVRLVSKPSKHHGRNPLILCFVDFENPVCAATALSAIQGYKVDEHDPDSAYLRLQFSRHPGPRSGGSGRYGR from the exons ATGGCGGATGGGTACTGGAACACACCACATGACTTGGGCGGATCAGTGAAGCGCCCTCGCCCTCTCCCTCATTCTG ACCTTTCACCTGCTGTATTACCTTTAGCTCATGAGATGCGCAATTACTTGACACGAGATAATGATCGGATTGGGCCTTATGCTGTAAATGACACAGAATCGATTGGATCAGCTTATGATCATTACCTCCGGAATGGG CAATATTCTCCACTCACTTCTGCAGACGGTAATATTTACAGCAAGGTTGGGCTAGATAGCACTCATGGTTCTGGACGGCCTGCACATATGTTAGATGGTCCTGTTTCTGTTAGTCAACCTAGGGATGTACTTCGGGATTTACCTAGTTTTAAGCATCCGGTAGATACAACGCCAAGGCCTGGTCATGAGATACTGCCTCTTCCTCGAGATGCTTCCAATACTTTATATATTGAGGGACTTCCTGCTAACAGCACTAGAAGAGAAGTAGCTC ATATTTTCCGTCCATTTGTAGGCTATAAAGAAGTTAGACTTGTGAGCAAGCCATCAAAACAT CATGGTAGGAATCCTCTTATCCTTTGCTTTGTTGATTTTGAGAATCCAGTGTGTGCAGCGACGGCTCTGAGTGCCATACAAG GTTATAAAGTTGATGAACATGATCCTGATTCGGCCTATTTGCGGCTTCAGTTCTCAAGGCATCCAGGTCCAAGGTCTGGTGGATCTGGACGTTATGGGAGATGA
- the LOC108211476 gene encoding serine/threonine-protein kinase BIK1 — protein MDLVLQSHPELFTHDQLKVATNGFSAENLIASAQFGKLYRGKIKHDDESGEEKDVTLKIWEHQKCSFQDLRSKLKTEVLFLKHHNHPNLVKLIGCCESDELLATIYDISPLDTLHNLLEKDQMNWQQTVNVALQFARLLDELHRSDYLVRNISAAHIMIDKDCNPILFDLSMLTGGFFGDVPNGSIWGSPGYIDPRLISAGKLLGASSPWSVKCDIYSYGALLLSLIGKKAYNPENKEETKADCWAKKEFKPDCSLVHKKLQDDPAYDARCGNDVTALAMCCLEYYPQSRPIMLQIVKFLEKRQIKDGDA, from the exons ATGGACTTAGTTTTACAAtctcatccagaattattcacACATGACCAGCTAAAAGTAGCAACCAATGGATTTAGCGCTGAAAATTTAATCGCAAGTGCCCAGTTTGGAAAGCTTTACAGGGGAAAAATCAAACATGATGATGAGTCGGGAGAAGAAAAAGACGTGACTTTGAAAATCTGGGAGCATCAGAAGTGCTCATTCCAAGATCTCCGGTCGAAATTAAAA aCGGAGGTATTGTTCTTGAAGCATCACAATCATCCAAATTTAGTAAAGCTGATTGGATGTTGCGAGTCTGATGAGTTATTAGCCACTATATATGATATCAGTCCACTTGATACCCTCCACAATTTATTAGAAAAAG ATCAGATGAACTGGCAGCAGACTGTCAATGTAGCACTTCAATTTGCTCGTCTTCTTGACGAATTACACCGCAGTGATTACTTGGTTCGAAATATATCTGCAGCTCACATAATGATTGATAAG GATTGCAACCCTATACTATTTGATCTTTCAATGCTAACTGGCGGATTTTTCGGGGATGTGCCAAATGGGTCCATTTGGGGATCGCCTGGTTATATTGACCCTCGTCTGATCTCTGCAGGAAAATTGCTAG GTGCAAGTAGTCCATGGTCCGTGAAATGTGATATCTATTCTTATGGAGCATTACTTCTAAGTCTAATAGGGAAAAAAGCTTATAATCCAGAAAACAAAGAAGAAACAAAAGCAGATTGTTGGGCCAAGAAAGAGTTTAAGCCTGATTGTTCTTTGGTTCATAAGAAACTTCAGGATGATCCAGCCTATGATGCTCGCTGCGGAAATGATGTCACAGCGTTGGCTATGTGTTGTTTGGAATATTATCCACAAAGTCGGCCTATAATGCTGCAAATAGTTAAGTTTCTAGAGAAACGCCAAATCAAAGATGGGGATGCTTGA
- the LOC108213563 gene encoding uncharacterized protein LOC108213563, giving the protein MAYYSCVDRSEYGEKGGSDNIEFNIDHGDAESGGGACSSPPLWGDSKMSNNKKMMRSARVEAIARGQKELMEMVKSMPDSSYELSLRDLVDHHQKLGFQQNNNKKKKQQASVRKLQGSSRQTSTSKNYKTGGGLLLKMVFPALPLGATQKSKEIPTYSHTTTAAGGFSSHGSTGSSDTTVTVSSNSTRKKGGLLCGCSPFHSNKKKIVE; this is encoded by the exons ATGGCATACTATAGCTGTGTTGACAGATCAGAATATGGAGAAAAAGGTGGCAGTGACaatattgaatttaatattgATCATGGAGATGCAGAATCAGGTGGAGGTGCTTGTTCATCGCCACCCTTGTGGGGTGATTCGAAAATGTCAAACAACAAGAAGATGATGAGGAGTGCAAGAGTAGAAGCCATAGCAAGAGGTCAGAAGGAGCTGATGGAGATGGTGAAGAGCATGCCTGACTCCTCTTACGAGCTGTCGTTAAGAGACCTTGTAGATCATCATCAAAAACTGGGATTCCAACAAAACaacaacaagaagaagaagcagCAAGCCAGTGTGAGGAAGCTGCAAGGCAGTTCAAGACAGACTAGTACTAGTAAGAATTACAAGACAGGAGGAGGGTTGTTGTTGAAGATGGTATTCCCTGCACTGCCTCTTGGAGCCACTCAAAAATCAAAGGAAATCCCAACATATTCCCACACCACTACTGCTGCAGGTGGATTCAGTAGCCATGGAAGCACTGGAAGCTCAGACACCACTGTTACTGTTAGTAGTAATAGCAcaag GAAGAAAGGCGGATTACTCTGCGGATGCTCACCCTTTCATTCGAATAAAAAGAAAATCGTAGAGTGA